The DNA region CCCGAAGTACAGCTAGATGGGCCGCACCAGCGACGAGGTCGCCCAGCGTCTGAGCCTTGGAGGCCGCGGCTATAGATGGCTACAGCTGTCGAGCGCCGTTATGACAGGGGTGCCGTTTATGACAGCGGATCAGTAACTTATGCTTAAAAGCATAAGCAAGGAGAGAGCCATAAGATGTGTAGAAGCGCAACAATGACATCGCGAACTACTCTTCCTGATACATAACGGTCTCAGATCAATGGAAATTGTCAGACACCCTCTGGCCTGAATTGACATGTGCATGCTGTCTGAGCCTTCAGATTTCGCACGCCACAACTGGTGGCCGTCGAAAGTTGAAAGATTGAGTGATGTTGCCATTTCTTCTCGCCATTCCGTATAACTGGCTTCATGCCCTATGTCAAACTGAGTGAACAGATCGAGAAACTGACCAATGCCCAGCGCAGTGACGCCTTTATCAAGCAGTTCCGTGACGCGGTGCGCGAAGGCAAGATCGACGCTGCTGATCTGCCGAGCCGCTTTGAATTGCCCAAGCAATTCAGCCGCCGGGGCAGTAACGAGACGTACAGCAAGACCGTGAAGGATATGGTCTTTGACCACACCCCCGAGTTTGACGCCTGGTTTGACGAGACCAATCAGGGCCTGAACACGGGTCGCCGGGGCAGCAAACCGAAAGCGACACTGGAGAATATTGAGGCCGGCGTGGTGGACTTCAAAGAACTGGCCGCAGCGACCCGCGCCAAGATTGAAGCCAGTTACAGCAAAGGGCAGGCACTCGGCAAGAGCCGCGCCACTGGCACCAAGAAGCCGGGCCGCAAACCCAAGAAGTAATCCGTTCTCCATAACAAAGGCCCCCGAACATGGAGGCCCTCGTTTTGTGAACATTGGAGCTCGCGAAATGGGACAGCCCCACTCCGCGGCCAATTACTTTGCGAGTGTGAGGGTACAGCGCGGGGCACTGCCCGGCTTACCGCTCAGGACGTAAGCATTGGCCTTGGGCAGGGAGGTGAAAGCGTAACCCTCAAACGGCTGTCCCACCGCTACGTCTGAAGGGTTCAGAAACATGCACACGCTGTACTGTCCCTTGGGGGTCCAGCCGGCCCGAAGGAGCTGTGGGAAGTGCTGCCCGCCCTGCACCAGAGGATTTGAGTAGAGCAGTCCCTGCTCCTGAGCCGCGTCAAACATCGCCACCGCTGTCTTCAGGTCAATGGGGTTGCCACTTACTGATCTCTACCTAAGTCAGTAGCGATGTGGTGAAGGGTGTTCCGCGAATGAACGCGCGCGCGAGGTCTTTACGACGAATCCGTTGCCAGCCCAACACCAGACGGACTTTGAGCGCACTGACTGTTGGGGCGCAGAAGTTCCCCAGGACATTGCGTTTGACGTCCGCCCACACCAACTCAATGGGATTGAGTTCTGGCGCGTCACCCGGGAGATACACCAGTGAAAGGCGTGCGTGGCGAGCCACGCACGCCTGAACAACCTTGGCGCGGTGAATCATGGCCCGGTCCAGGACGACGACCACCTCACCCGCGATGTGACGTAACACGTGCTCCAGGAAGGCGACGACCTGAGGCGAACGAATGGCGCCGTGATGGGTGTGCTGGAGAAATTGGCCCCCTGTGGTGATCGCGCCGATGACCGAGAGGTGTTCCCAGCGCAGTCGGGTGGGGATCACCGGGGTCTGCCCACATCGGCCCCACGTCCGGACCTTGGTGGTTTTCAGGCTGAACCCGCTCTCGTCCAGGAAGACCACGGTGGCGCCCTCAGCGATCTTTTTTTTCCAACGCCTCGCCCTGGAGGCGAACCCAGGTGGCCACTTCTTCTTCGTTGCGCTCCACGGCCCGCACCGCGGGCCGCTGATACGAGAACCCCCACTGGTGCAATTTGCGGGACAGATAATCCCGGTGCATCCACACGCCGAACCGCCGGCCGATCAACTCGCGGACGCGAGCGGTGGTCCAGCCGCTGGTGTCGAAGCCCTGCGTGCGAGGATCCCGGTCCAACAGCCCCTGAATCTCCGCTTGTTGCCCCGCCGTGAGCTGCTGGGGGCGGCCAGTGGCGCGGGAAGCGCGCAGCGCTTCCTCGCCTCCCCGACGGATCTGGGCGCGCCAGGCGCGGATGGTGACTTCTTTGACGCCGAACTGCTCGGCCAGAGAGCGGGTGGTGCGCTGCGTATCAACCAGCAGGGGCAGCGCACTCAGACGTCGCTCTTCTTGCTGAGCTCGACTGAGTTGCCGGGGTCGCCAGGGCGCAACATCTGCCATACCACATGCTACCAATTTAGGTAGAGATCAGTAACTGGACCTGAGCGTTTTCGACCTTTGGAGCCAGCACCTGAATGTTCCAGGTCTGACCACCAGCAAAGATCTTGGAAATGAATTTGTTCGGTGAGGGGTCAACCCGAGTGTAAGACGAAGGAGATGAGGCGGCAGTGGCAGAGGAAAGGGCAAGGAGCACCAGCATCAGGACGCGCATCGTGTTCACACTACCGGAGGCGAAAGGGATGAACACGCACGCTCCACTCACTGACACTGACCTACCGCACTTCCCTCCCAGATCTTGAGGCGTGGGCACCTTAAACCCCCTACCGAAACGTGGGCAAGTCAGCCCAGTGGGGTCACATGGTCCAGTCCGCCTAACCTTACTCCAGATGCAGTGTTCCATCTGTCTACGACAGGGTGCGCCCAGAAAAAGAGCAACACTGTGATGACCTGTGCGATCAGGACCAGGAACTGCGGCACCAGAAACGGCTCAAGACCGAACCGAAAGATGACCACGACCCCCGACGTCAGGAGGCTGACGACACTCAGGACGCGTCCCCAGGCCAGCCAGATCAGCAAACGGTCCCGCACCGCATAAGCGATGCCTTCAGCTGGATTGAGAGCAGCCTGAGTGGCACTGCGAATCCAGTCGCGCAGTGCCTCCGAGAAATACCACCAGACCGCCAAGCCAATGCTGGCTGGAATGAGCACCAGCAGCACCGTCCCATTCGACACGGATTGTTCAACCCCAGGCACCGCTGCGCCACTCAAAACCGCAAGGGCAAACACCCAAGGCAGCCAGCGCCAGATCTGCTGGACAGCTCGATCTGCGCCAACGAGCGATGTCCTGTCCTGCGTTTGGAGAGCGCTGAGCCACTGGCGCAGAACAAAGAGAGCAGCCACAGAGAGCACCATGAAACCAATCTGAATGACGCCGAGCACGATGTTACCGATGCCGGACATGGC from Deinococcus betulae includes:
- a CDS encoding IS630 family transposase (programmed frameshift), whose product is MADVAPWRPRQLSRAQQEERRLSALPLLVDTQRTTRSLAEQFGVKEVTIRAWRAQIRRGGEEALRASRATGRPQQLTAGQQAEIQGLLDRDPRTQGFDTSGWTTARVRELIGRRFGVWMHRDYLSRKLHQWGFSYQRPAVRAVERNEEEVATWVRLQGEALEKKIAEGATVVFLDESGFSLKTTKVRTWGRCGQTPVIPTRLRWEHLSVIGAITTGGQFLQHTHHGAIRSPQVVAFLEHVLRHIAGEVVVVLDRAMIHRAKVVQACVARHARLSLVYLPGDAPELNPIELVWADVKRNVLGNFCAPTVSALKVRLVLGWQRIRRKDLARAFIRGTPFTTSLLT